A single window of Oreochromis aureus strain Israel breed Guangdong linkage group 5, ZZ_aureus, whole genome shotgun sequence DNA harbors:
- the slc4a8 gene encoding electroneutral sodium bicarbonate exchanger 1 has protein sequence MSAQVNDPESILCYQRPDEEVVVDQGGTSSVLNIHYEKEELEGHRTLFVGVRMPRQSHRHHKGHGSRHRKRDRRASSIAAQQSEENETTSSSHDTPSQRVQFILGNEEDAEHVSHELFTELDEICVKDGKDAEWKETARWLKFEEDVEDGGERWSKPYVATLSLHSLFELRSCIINGSVLLDMRADCIEEIADMVLDHQEASNELDDSVRVRVREALLKRHHHQNEKKKNLIPIVRSITEGARKQSEPHLIGSATSPQPIQPNEAAKNGAGQDSSQVDLSKVDLHFMKKIPEGAEASNVLVGELDFLERPIVAFVRLSPAVLLTGLTEVPIPTRFLFILLGPDGKAQQYHEIGRSMATIMTDEIFHDVAYKAKDRSDLLAGIDEFLDQVTVLPPGEWDPSIRIEPPKKVPSQEKRKMPGVPNGTVCQEEEELHAEHHGPELQRTGRLFGGLVLDIKRKAPFYWSDFKDGLSLQCVASFLFLYCACMSPVITFGGLLGEATEGRISAIESLFGASMTGVAYSLFAGQPLTILGSTGPVLVFEKILFKFCKDYDLSYLSLRTCIGLWTALLCLLLVATDASSLVCYITRFTEEAFAALICLIFIYEALEKLFHLGELYPYNAYSDLDKLTLAYCKCAEPDNPSNETLEIWNERNITASAVPWANLTVKECISLHGHFAGTACGHHGPYTPDVLFWSAILFFSTFFMSAFLKQFKTSRYFPTKVRSMISDFAVFLTIVFMVLIDFAIGVPSQKLKVPSKFQPTRDDRGWFINPIGRNPWWTALAASIPALLCTILIFMDQQITAVIINRKEHKLLKGCGYHLDLLMVGVMLAVCSIMGLPWFVAATVLSISHVNSLKLESESSAPGEQPRFLGIREQRLTGLVIFLLMGLSVFMTRVLKLIPMPVLYGVFLYMGASSLKGIQFFDRLKLFGMPAKHQPDFIYLRHVPLRKVHLFTVTQLTCLVLLWVIKTSPAAIVFPMMVLALVFIRKVLDLCFSKRELSYLDDLMPEWKKKNLDDASKKTEEESQVMLSTNKEDSTTVQIPMEKTKPAQAPKAHDPRCDPSDINISDEMSKTTVWKSLNTNQKDTRPLTAKKV, from the exons ATGAGCGCGCAAGTCAACGACCCCGAGAGTATACTGTGCTACCAG AGGCCTGATGAGGAGGTGGTGGTAGATCAGGGAGGAACCAGCTCTGTGCTGAACATCCACTATGAGAAGGAAGAACTGGAAG GTCACAGGACTCTGTTTGTTGGGGTCCGGATGCCCAGGCAGAGCCATCGTCACCACAAAGGTCATGGTTCCCGCCACCGCAAGAGAGACAGAAGGGCAAGCAGCATTGCAGCACAGCAAAGCGAGGAGAATGAGACAACCAGTTCTAGTCATG ACACACCATCCCAGCGGGTCCAGTTCATTCTAGGCAATGAGGAGGACGCTGAACACGTGTCCCATGAGCTGTTCACCGAGCTGGATGAGATCTGTGTCAAGGATGGCAAGGATGCTGAGTGGAAAGAAACAGCCAG ATGGCTGAAGTTTGAGGAAGACGTGGAGGATGGTGGAGAAAGATGGAGCAAGCCTTACGTTGCTACGCTTTCCCTCCACAGTCTTTTTGAGCTGCGCAGTTGCATTATCAACGGCAGCGTATTGCTTGACATGCGTGCCGACTGCATTGAAGAAATCGCAG ACATGGTACTGGACCACCAGGAGGCATCCAATGAGCTGGATGACAGCGTGAGAGTGAGGGTTCGTGAGGCGCTGCTCAAGAGACACCACCACCAAAacgagaagaagaagaatttgaTTCCCATCGTACGCTCCATCACAGAGGGAGCACGCAAACAGTCAGAACCTCATCTGATTG GGTCAGCCACATCTCCCCAACCTATTCAACCCAATGAAGCAGCTAAGAACGGTGCTGGACAGGACAGCAGTCAGGTGGACCTGAGTAAG GTGGATCTGCACTTCATGAAAAAGATCCCAGAGGGTGCAGAGGCTTCCAATGTGCTGGTGGGAGAGCTGGACTTCCTGGAGAGGCCTATTGTAGCCTTTGTGCGCCTTTCCCCTGCTGTGCTGCTCACCGGACTTACAGAGGTGCCCATACCGACCAG GTTCCTCTTCATACTTCTTGGCCCTGATGGAAAGGCTCAGCAATACCATGAAATCGGTCGCTCCATGGCAACCATCATGACAGATGAG ATTTTTCATGATGTAGCATACAAGGCAAAGGACAGAAGTGACCTGCTAGCGGGGATAGATGAGTTCCTAGACCAAGTAACTGTCCTGCCACCAGGAGAATGGGACCCCTCAATCCGTATCGAACCCCCAAAAAAGGTCCCATCTCAG GAGAAAAGGAAGATGCCTGGAGTCCCTAATGGCACCGTCTGtcaggaagaggaagagctgCATGCTGAACACCACGGGCCAGAACTGCAGAGAACTGGAAG GTTATTTGGTGGTCTGGTCCTGGACATCAAGAGGAAAGCTCCATTCTATTGGAGTGATTTTAAGGATGGTCTCAGCCTCCAGTGTGTGgcctccttcctcttcctctacTGTGCCTGCATGTCTCCTGTCATCACCTTTGGGGGACTGCTGGGGGAGGCGACAGAAGGACGTATT AGCGCCATTGAGTCCTTATTTGGTGCGTCTATGACTGGAGTAGCCTACTCGCTGTTTGCTGGTCAGCCTCTCACCATCCTGGGCAGCACAGGTCCTGTTCTTGTGTTTGAGAAAATCCTCTTCAAATTCTGCAA GGACTACGACCTTTCTTATCTGTCGCTGCGGACTTGCATAGGCTTATGGACAGCCCTGCTGTGTTTACTGTTGGTTGCCACAGATGCCAGTTCCCTGGTGTGCTACATCACTCGTTTCACAGAGGAGGCCTTTGCCGCCCTCATCTGCCTCATCTTCATCTATGAGGCTTTGGAGAAACTGTTTCACCTGGGAGAACTCTACCCTTACAATGCATACAGTGATTTGGACAAGCTCACCCTGGCATA CTGTAAGTGTGCAGAACCTGATAATCCAAGTAATGAAACCTTGGAAATTTGGAATGAGAGAAACATCACAGCCTCTGCTGTACCCTGGGCCAACCTGACTGTCAAG GAGTGTATCAGTCTGCACGGCCACTTTGCTGGGACGGCATGCGGTCACCATGGCCCCTACACCCCAGATGTCCTTTTCTGGTCTGCTATCTTGTTCTTTTCAACGTTCTTCATGTCGGCCTTCCTCAAACAATTCAAGACTAGCCGTTATTTCCCCACTAAG GTGCGGTCTATGATCAGTGATTTTGCAGTGTTTCTTACCATTGTCTTTATGGTCCTGATTGACTTTGCCATTGGAGTACCCTCCCAAAAGCTGAAGGTGCCAAGCAAATTCCAG CCTACCAGAGATGATCGTGGTTGGTTCATCAATCCAATAGGGCGAAATCCATGGTGGACAGCTTTGGCTGCATCCATTCCTGCTCTTCTCTGCACGATCCTCATCTTCATGGACCAACAGATAACTGCTGTCATAATCAACCGCAAAGAGCACAAACTACTG AAAGGCTGTGGGTACCATCTGGACCTGCTGATGGTGGGAGTGATGCTGGCCGTATGCTCCATCATGGGCTTGCCCTGGTTCGTGGCAGCCACTGTCTTGTCGATATCTCATGTCAACAGTCTGAAGCTGGAGTCAGAGAGCTCAGCTCCAGGAGAGCAGCCTCGCTTCCTGGGCATCAGAGAACAGAGACTTACTGGCCTGGTCATCTTCCTGCTCATGGGCTTATCTGTATTCATGACTAGAGTCCTCAAG ctCATTCCTATGCCAGTGTTGTATGGTGTTTTCCTCTACATGGGAGCATCTTCATTAAAAGGCATCCAG TTCTTTGACCGTCTGAAACTGTTTGGTATGCCGGCGAAGCACCAGCCAGATTTCATCTACCTACGACACGTTCCCTTGAGAAAGGTGCATCTGTTTACTGTCACCCAGCTCACGTGTCTGGTGCTTCTCTGGGTCATTAAGACATCACCGGCGGCCATAGTCTTCCCCATGATG GTGCTGGCTCTGGTTTTCATCCGCAAGGTGCTGGATTTGTGTTTCTCCAAGCGAGAGCTAAGCTATCTAGATGACCTAATGCCcgaatggaagaaaaaaaatcttgacgATGCCTCGAAAAAGACGGAAGAG GAGTCACAGGTTATGCTCAGCACAAATAAAGAAGATTCGACTACAGTTCAGATTCCCATGGAGAAGACCAAGCCTGCtcaggctccaaaagcccacgATCCCAG GTGTGACCCCTCTGATATTAACATATCTGATGAAATGTCTAAAACCACCGTGTGGAAATCTCTCAACACCAATCAAAAGGACACTCGTCCTTTGACTGCTAAAAAG GTTTGA